The Arachis ipaensis cultivar K30076 chromosome B05, Araip1.1, whole genome shotgun sequence nucleotide sequence cgtatgtttgatagttatggttttcttagcacgcaagttaactcgttccttgagcgttgcgcttttatttcgcgatttttatttcccctattcttcaaggctcctaacatattataattcttctgctattatatgtactcattccattttagaggtcgtaataccacaccacctctgttttacggcttaagcgtaaagcttagtgtgatagggtgttacacattTTTTTAGgccggatcggatatcggatatatccgcataattcaaaaaaattattttaagattttgtttggctgtttttacaaaaaaatatccagaaatttcattttttatctgtttaagcctatttactcctaaaatattatcaataatagttctctttaataacaaaaacaaaataataacacaagatttaagtttaattcttctaagttaaagtacaaCATAAAAGATTAAAAACataatatcataaaattcataaaataacacactaaaattcatatcacattaaggtttactttcttaaactatgctatttatatgtgaTGTGCAGATATGcagatttgcggatcggatccgcggatatcactgccgaatccgcaatccgatcctaccatagtgcggatcggatcggatccgatccgatggctctgcagatcggataatatccgcaaaattcgaatcggatgcggataattaccgcgGATATGCAGATATTATCCGATTCATGTGAAGCCGTAGTCCCTCGTCTCTCTTCAGTCTTTCTCCTCACCGTCACCCTCTTCTCTCCACCTCTTTCTCCTCACCGTCGCACTCACTGACGTCTCCGAGACTACGCCGGTCCGACTCTTCGGTCTCGCTCGCTCACTCACTGTGTCGCACTCAAGGTCGCCGTCACGCGCTGTGTCGTCGCTGTGATCTCACTGTGCCGCCGTCGCCTTCCCTGCCATCGTCTTTGCCGACGTCAGAAGAAAAGGGAACCAGTGAACCAGCGTCTGCGGTCGTCGTCGTCTTCAGTTGGTCAACTTCTTCCCTgttctttcttttttcaatttcattGAATCATTGCTGTAACAATCAGGGCTGATGGTTTGATATTATCAGGGCTGAATTCACTGATTTATTGTTACTGGTGGTTGAATTTGTTGCTCTGTTACTGTTGGTGTTGCTGAAATAATAACTTCCTCAAATTTTTTGTTGCCGTATACCTGTATTGACTGATTTGATTCTTACATAGGTgttattgatttgatataattagttgaatttagtttttaattaggGTTTTTTTTGCTAGGATTTTAAAAATGTCTTCATCACAAACACCATCCGAAACACCacttataattttataatatattattaatatgtttgtgaAGACAtgtattttaacttttgattttaatttattttttataattttatatttttatttaattaagacTGGGTCAACTGGATAAATTACCTgatcggttctgataactatgataAAAACTACgggtgttcaaatccaaaatAATCTAAATTAATCTGTTCATCCAATCCAATTCAAATAAAAAACGATTAAAACCACTAATttagatttgattggattctattttttacaaactgtatggattggattggatttttAATCTACTTAAAAccgattcaatccaattcaaactgcacaatgtactataatattattattttattattatatttatatttttactNgattttctttaaaaaattatctaatccaaACTACACTatatccaatccaaaccgcaacTCAAACACCCTTACCAAAAACTGTGCTTTGTCCTTTCTTCATTTGCCATTCTATATCCATCGTTGTCACTGTGTTTTCTCTAATCTCTACCTTCCCCACAAATGCACGCAACACCACCATAGATATCATTCTTTGAAACTCTGATATTGCATCACCTAAGCTTATAATCCACAATTTCTGAGTTACCATCAACATACATAATTTAGGACAAACTTACcgtcttttttcttttctcctttttttttttttttttttttttttttttgttttgggtNNNNNNNNNNNNNNNNNNNNNNNNNNNNNNNNNNNNNNNNNNNNNNNNNNNNNNNNNNNNNNNNNNNNNNNNNNNNNNNNNNNNNNNNNNNNNNNNNNNNNNNNNNNNNNNNNNNNNNNAAGGTCTCAAATCATTGAACCTTTATTCTGCAATTAACCAAGCTCTCCACATTGCTTTGGACACTGATCCACGGTATGTGTCATCATTGTTATTGTTACTATTGTTGTTTTTATTGTTATGATTGACTTTTTAGAGAAAGTACATGGAACTAACTTTTAGGTAGTCAGCATTATTCAATTCGAGTGTTTAGGTTTATAAATTAAGATTTAGGGTCAAAAGGATTATAATTTAGGGTGTAGAATTTAAGAGaaacaaattaatttaaaaaaaagctGGCTGATGTTGgcttaaaataattagttatgtAGCATTACTCAAAAATGTCCTTCGatattttgcaattttttttatgTGTATAATGTGCATTGAGTTGGCAGAGAGGGGAGTGGGAAATAATAACATTGTGTTGTAATAACTGAAATCATATTGAGAATTGTTCCATTATATTGGAGAAGTGATTATTAGGTACTAATAGGCTAATCCTATTGAATAGTTGAGATAACAAATAGTATTAGAAATTCTATGTTTCAACTCTCTTGTATAATAATACATTTATACATGATTTTGAGAATGAAATTGTTACTTATCTTAGTGTGTATTCAATGATGCTTAAGTTTTCCATAGAGAACTTTTTTATCAAGAACGTAGAAACTTTGTCCGCAACAACTTTGATTATAAGCTTTCTGCGCTAATGTAAAGTGGTAGAGCGATAGTAAACAATCGAAACCAAGAAAAAGTAAGAGAGAATGAAGATGGTTTTTGAGCTTCAATTATTTAGACATTGGCTCTTACCTTTAGGTTTGACTAACTAAATCTAACCATTGCTAATATGAAGCTTTGTATCCTACTATCCTTGTATACATACATAAAGAACAAGTATTATTATTAACAAGAGAAGGATAATACTAATTATGGAGCATAATATACCCCTCATTATAAAAGATTAGGATATACAAGAATACACAAGCAGCAGCATAGAAATGGAGCGAATTTCTCCAATCTCAATGCATCTTTGGGAAAAGATACTCTTCTAAACATTTTATACTCCTTAAAGATGTGAGTATTATGCTCTATCCAAATACCCTTACTGGTAGCAGAAATTGCAATTGccatgaattttttattttcttccttcTCCCGAAACTGTTTAAACAAGAACTGATTTAAGTCTCTATGTTGTACCCAACACCCATCAAAGATGCTAAACAATGCATTCCATGAAAATGTAGCCTCTGGACAGTTTAAAAGCAAATATGACACTGATTAAGAATTCAATCCACTCATATCGCACACGTCTAGTAAATAACATGTGGCTTCCGACAGgcaattgttttaaaaaaaatcatatgatTTTATTTCTTCTAGGATTAATTTGATCCCATTGTTGAATGAAATTGATATGTATTTCTTGTACACCTTTAAGTTCCTGTTTACATATCTTTAACTCTCACTGTGAAACGAAATTATTTTTTCGTATAGAATCAATATTATGTTCAACCTCATCTTCTCTTGCATTTGATTTCAGTTCTTATGTTTTCGGAGAAGATGTGAGCTTTGGTGGGGTCTTTCGTTGTACAACAGGATTAGCAGACAAATTTGGGAAGAAAAGGGTTTTCAATACTCCTTTATGTGAACAAGTATTTCTTTACTTCTTTGTTGCCTTTCCGTTTTCTCTTTTCTTGTTCTATTCCCATTCTCCCTCTAAATTTTTATGATTGGTTATGATTCTAAAATCTCACTAGACAGTTCTAGGAAGATGTGTTCAATTGAAGATCCAAAAATGATTCAGTGAACTTCTTTAGTTCTTTCTTGCTACGTATGTTTCTAATTGTTTGTAATTAGTATTCCTTTAGCACTCATTTAAAACAATTGTGCTGAAATGCTATTCATAGGGTATCGTTGGCTTTGGCATTGGTCTAGCGGCAATGGTGAGCCTCAGAGCTTAAAATGGTTTTACTTCCTAGTTTTGAACCAACaaatttagttttccttctccttctctttttGATGTAACAATTGTTTaaactccttttatattttaCATGGCAGGGCAATCGAGCCATAGCAGAAATTCAGTTTGCAGATTACATTTTTCCTGCTTTTGATCAGGCATTCTCCCCTCTCACGGCTAGTTTTAGTCAAAGCTACATTCGATAGGTAATTGATCAATTTTTATTTCCAGATTGTCAACGAAGCTGCTAAATTCAGATACCGAAGTGGGAATCAATTTAATTGTGGTGGTAAATTTCTTTTCCTGCTTTAACGTTTGAAGTTCTggcttatttttattttcacctGTTGCATGAAAATCGTTTTACTCACTCCTATAGGTTTAACGATTAGAGCCCCTTATGGAGCTGTGGGCCATGGTGGGCATTACCATTCTCAATCCCCTGAGGCTTTTTTCTGTCATGTTCCTGGTATCAAAGTACGGTGCTTTCATACATTCATTTTTTGCTGATTAAACTTTTCTTCATTCTTGTTTAAAGGCCCTCTTCATGTGTAAGATGATCATCGGTTTAGACCAAGTGATAGTGAACATGCATGCCTAAATCTAGTCATCAAATTAAGACAGCTAAAAATAATGGAATTTAGAAAGCACCTGCATCTTACCTCCCAGATGAAGCGTGGCAGGATATCTCAAATTTTTTTGAAGTACCATTAATTTATTCAATGATATGCTTGTTGTTGTTTAGGCCTTGAGCATAAAACTGATTTCATTCAGGAGCATCTTAACCCCTGTGGTTGATAATATAAATCAGAGATGGTTTAAAATCCATTGACCAGTCACAAATGGTAATATGATTTATACTTGTTCCTTGTTTATGACATGTATTCTTACATCTTTGACGCAAAGTTACAATGGAATTTCTGCTACCATCAATAGGAAACCCATAAAATCCATTATCACCGATTTTGAACCTAAGTTACATACCTATTACATGCAGTTTACTTCCAAGAGTATACACAGATTTCATATAATTAATGATCTTATTGTAGAATACTGTTGTTTTATGGTTGGTACATTTTTACGAAATGTCTCGAGTGTTTCTTTTAAAGGTGGTCATCCCTCGAAGTCCCCGAGAAGCAAAAGGGCTATTGCTGTCTTGCATTCGAGATCCAAATCCTATTGTATTTTTTGAACCGAAGGTTGTGTTTTATCATGAGAATTATGTCTTCAGCTTCTTTATGGCATTTGACTTGTGAAAATTAAATCATTTGAATCTTGGTTTCAGTGGCTATATCGTTTGGCTGTTGAAGAAGTACCAGAGGATGATTACATGTTGCCACTATCCGAGGCAGAGGTACAACACAAGTCGCATTAAATTCATGAAATGAAGTTAGAAGTTCGTCATAACTACAGAATGATAATTCTGTGAAACATTTAgtctgataattttttttaacatatattcAGGTGGTTCGGCAGGGAAGTGATATTACACTTGTTGGATGGGGAGCTCAATTATCTGTAATGGAACAAGCCTGTCTAAATGCTGAAAAAGTAAGTTGCATCGGCGCAAAAATAGGTTACAACATACATTCTGCATCACACAATAATTCTCCATGGTTTACAGTATGTTGGGCAAGTTGTTGTTGAAGAATTATACTTGGTTTTTGGAATCAATCATTTTTTTCCAGAAAGGGAAAACAAATTGAATTTGGGGTTGGGATATTTGATCATACGGTTGGTTGAGTTACATGTGgaagaaaacatttt carries:
- the LOC107644312 gene encoding 2-oxoisovalerate dehydrogenase subunit beta 1, mitochondrial (The sequence of the model RefSeq protein was modified relative to this genomic sequence to represent the inferred CDS: added 109 bases not found in genome assembly), translated to MSRSCVRRIGTWIPCVSKRGFSSSPSSSCVQKSGSEQGLKSLNLYSAINQALHIALDTDPRSYVFGEDVSFGGVFRCTTGLADKFGKKRVFNTPLCEQGIVGFGIGLAAMGNRAIAEIQFADYIFPAFDQIVNEAAKFRYRSGNQFNCGGLTIRAPYGAVGHGGHYHSQSPEAFFCHVPGIKVVIPRSPREAKGLLLSCIRDPNPIVFFEPKWLYRLAVEEVPEDDYMLPLSEAEVVRQGSDITLVGWGAQLSVMEQACLNAEKEGISCELIDLKTLIPWDKETVEASVNKTGRLLISHEAPVTGGFGAEISASIVERCFSRLEAPVARICGLDTPFPLVFEPFYMPTKNKILDAIKSTVGY